The Elaeis guineensis isolate ETL-2024a chromosome 13, EG11, whole genome shotgun sequence genome includes a region encoding these proteins:
- the LOC140853428 gene encoding flavonol 3-sulfotransferase-like: MAAPFSVIPNSGLASAPEEAKREDAPKPPQQFDGLISTLPLNQEWIPIRLRKYQDFWIPEHSLPGVMAMQQNFEARPDDVFVLSYPKSGTTWLKALAFAIMTRTHYSMADHPLLRSNPHECVLFIPSVFSNGTASKLEAMPSPRILGSHLAYSLLPDSMKGSGGRFLYVCREPKDVFISRWHFNDKMRPDSVEPIPFERAFDLYCDGISPYGSIWEHVREYWEESLRRPEKVLFLKYEEMLEEPVGTAKKLADFVGCPFSPEEENEGVVEEIIRLCSFDSLSKLAGRMMHKLNTVIPLQTTSLYRKGVAGDWRNHMSEVMAGRMDAVTSQKLERSGLTFGISAGMEADGM; the protein is encoded by the coding sequence ATGGCCGCACCCTTTTCCGTGATTCCCAATAGCGGACTTGCCTCAGCGCCCGAGGAAGCAAAGCGAGAGGATGCTCCAAAACCTCCACAACAGTTCGATGGTCTCATCTCAACCCTGCCTCTAAACCAAGAATGGATACCCATCCGCCTCCGGAAATACCAAGACTTCTGGATCCCCGAGCACTCTCTTCCAGGCGTCATGGCCATGCAGCAAAACTTCGAGGCTCGCCCCGACGACGTCTTCGTGCTGAGCTACCCCAAGTCCGGCACCACCTGGCTCAAAGCACTGGCCTTTGCCATCATGACCCGAACCCACTACTCCATGGCCGACCACCCTCTCCTCCGCTCCAACCCCCACGAGTGCGTGCTCTTCATCCCGAGCGTCTTCTCCAACGGCACGGCGTCCAAATTAGAGGCCATGCCTTCGCCTAGGATCCTCGGCAGCCACCTCGCATACTCTCTGCTGCCGGATTCCATGAAAGGATCCGGCGGCCGGTTCCTCTACGTTTGCCGGGAGCCCAAGGACGTGTTCATCTCCCGGTGGCACTTCAACGACAAGATGAGGCCCGACTCCGTGGAGCCGATTCCATTCGAAAGAGCTTTCGACTTGTACTGCGATGGCATCAGCCCCTACGGATCTATATGGGAGCACGTTCGCGAGTACTGGGAGGAGAGCTTGAGGAGACCTGAGAAGGTGCTGTTCCTCAAGTACGAGGAGATGCTGGAGGAGCCGGTGGGGACTGCGAAGAAGCTGGCGGATTTCGTGGGGTGCCCTTTCTCCCCGGAGGAAGAGAACGAAGGGGTGGTCGAGGAGATTATAAGGCTTTGTAGCTTCGATAGTCTGAGCAAACTGGCCGGGAGGATGATGCACAAGCTCAACACGGTCATACCGCTGCAAACTACTTCATTATATAGGAAGGGAGTGGCAGGGGATTGGAGGAACCATATGAGCGAGGTGATGGCTGGGAGGATGGACGCAGTAACCTCACAGAAGCTAGAGCGATCTGGGCTCACCTTCGGGATTAGTGCAGGCATGGAAGCTGATGGAATGTGA